GGTCCCCAGGGGTGGCTGTCCCTGACCCCTCACGTCCCCAgggtggctgtccctgtccctgtgtgacTCTGGGTGTCTGTTCCTGACTCCTCATGTCCCCAGGGTGCTGTCCCTgacccctgtgtccccagggtgctgtccctgtccccctgtgtcccccggGTGCTGTCCCTgacccccgtgtccccgcagagCCCGGTGTCCCTGCCCGAGGCCGCCTACGGCAGCTCCCCTCCGGGCACGGACGCGTCCCTGGGCAGCGCCGGCAGCTCCCCACAGGCCCAGGGCCGCTCCCCCGCCTTCAGACCCGCGGCTCCGAagcccccgggccgggccccggggCCGCTGCCCCCAGGTAGGCTCGGGGCCCTCCGCCGGGGACACTGCGGGGAGAGGGACACTGCCACGggggtcctgtccctgccctgggcaccccaacactgccctgggcaccccgACATCACCATGGGCACCCCGACATCACCATGGGCACCCCGACATCACCATGGGCACCTCatcactgccctgggcaccccgACATCACCCTGAGCATGCCAACATCACCCTGAGcaccccatccccaccctgggcaccccaacactgccctgggcactCCATGACCACCACAGACACCTCACCCTGGACACCCCATTCCCACTGTGGACACCCCGACCCTCCCATGGACACCCCATCCCCACCATGAGCACCCCGTCCCCATTGTGGACACCCCATTGACTCCATGGACACCCCATGCCCACCACGGACACCCCACCATGGAcaccccatccctgccatgAACACCCCACCATGGACACCCCATTCCCTCCATGGACACCCCGTCCCTTCCATGTCCCCCTCGTCCCTTCCACGTCCACCCCCGTCCCCACCCCGAGCCCCCGGGGGTTttccccgccgcgccccgcatGCAAAGCTCCCCTGGCGGGGATTtaccgggagcggggccgcggcggctGCGTGGGCAGGAGCGGGGCCGCAGCTGTGGAAACGCCGGCCCCGATCTCCGTCCAGCTGCTTCCTGCGCCCTGTGCCCGGCGcccgctgtcccctcccggGTGGCACAGCcgggcacggggacaggggatggTCCCCTGGAGGTGACAGAgtgacagaaaagcagctggaaacgccacaacccccccaaaaaaaaaccccagtgggAACCTCCCCGAGCGAGGTGGCGCGGGACGGGGACCGGCGGCACCCCCGAATCCCTGGGTGGGCACAGCGCGGTGGCCgcagcccctgtcccctgtTTGCGACCCCAGAGCCACGTCCAGCCTCGGGACTGTCACCTCCTGTCGCAGCCGCGGTGGCCCCGGGAGGAAGCGGCATTTCCGGAGCGCAGCGCACGGCTGCCCCGGGCCCCGCGGCCACCGCGGCCACCGCGGCCACCGCGGCCACCGCCCCGGGACGCCCCGAGCGTCATCGGCGCgtcctcctgtccctctgtcccgcAGGTCTCGGCTACCCGCTGTTCCCCGCCGCCGGCCTGAGCCGCGCCTTGGCCACCAAGACGCCGCCGCCGCTGTTCCTGGGGGCCGAGGGCCGGCGCGGCGAgtgccagggcagcctggccagcggccggagcggcggcagcgcggcggtgagacccctccccaaaccccggGGGACTTCTGGGGGGcgcagggaggggtggggaggtggggaggggtccccCGTGGGGGTTTTGGGGCTCACAATGATGGGGGTGACCCCCGTTTCCCCGCAGCGGCCGCTGTACCCAGCCCTGCAGACCCTGAGCCCCGTGCTGAGCCCCGGCAGCTCCGGCCTGGCCGGCTTCCCCTTcctcagcccggccccggcgggtGAGTCCCGGGGTCCCCAGGGTCCCCTCGGCCCCGGGGACGGCGCTGTCCCCTCCGTTTGTCGCCCTCCCCGCTCACTGCTGTCCTCTCACCCCGCAGATTTTGGGGCTGGCGAggtcccgccgccccccggcTTCCTGCAGCCCCCGGCGTGGCAGCACCCGCGGGACGTGGTGGGGATGGGGTGAGGacgggggacagggggacaggaggggacagggggacagggacagggacagggggacaggaggggacaggagggacggggggacagggacagggacagggggacagggacgggggggacaggaggggacaggggacacaggggggacagggcagggacaggggggacaggaggggacaggaggggacagggacagggggacaggggggactggcggggacagggcagggcagggacaggggggacagggacagggacaaggcaggggggacagaggggacaagggggggacagcggggacaggaggggacaggggacacaggggggacagggactgggggggacagggacagggcaggggggacagaggggacaagGGGAgacaggggggacagggagggacagggtggggatggcATGGCCCCTCTGGGGTGAGCACAGGGtggccctggggcaggggacagaggggacaagGTGACGATGAGCCCATTCTGCTGCACGCACGGGCGTCACCTCCCAGCCATGGGCGCTGCTGGCACCGAGGGGCAGCCCCCCACCCACCAGGGGGGACCTGGGGGTCACCCCCGGAGCACCCCCGGCTCATTCCCAGCTGGGTCACCCCACGGATCTTGTCCCCATGTCCCACCCTGGTGACACCACGGTGACACCCCCGGCTCCCAGCAGCCCCATGGGAACCCCCCAGTGCCCAACTGGGCCGGAACCAGCCCAGAACGGGAATCTGGGGGGTTCCCAACCCCtcgagggagggaaggggataCCGGCCGGGGATCCGGGGACCCCCCCTCAGCccgtcccctctgtccccagggccagcagccgGCTCGTCCCCGCCGAGGAGCCGGGCCCTGTCCCCGGAGCGTCCCCCGGGGCCATCAGCATCAAGTCGGAGCGGGTGTCGCCGGGGCTGGGCCGTCCCCCGGGcaccccccagccctccctgacCAGCCTGGCGCCCCTGAGCGaagccccccgagcccccggaGACCTCCAGCCCCGCCACGACTTCTCCAAGGCTTTTCCCCCCTacgcgccggggccgccgcggccgctgccggacgagcagcagagggtccccagtgtccccccgcGGCGGGGACAGCCCGTGGACGTTTGGCAGAGATAgcgggggacaggggacaggggacaggggacaggggacaggggacaggggagaaTCCCACCCAGGGGAGCAGCGCCCGCTTCTTCCCTGTGCTCGGCCCTCGGGGAGCTGTGACactgggcagtgacaccaggtGTGACACCGGGCTGTGACACCGGGTGTGACACCGGGCTGTGACACCGGGCTGTGACACTGGTCTGTGACACTGAGCAGTGACACCAGGTGTGACACCGAGCAGTGACACCGGGCGGTGACACCGGGCTGTGACACCGGGCGGTGACACCGTGCCGCACCCTGGGCCCGCAGCTCCCCGAgaccctccctctccccctccccggAGCCCCCCAGGTGCCACCCAGTCCCCTCCCTTCGGGCTGTCCCCGCCCGTCCTCGCGCCTGTCCCCGCGCCACCAGCGCGTCCCCAAAGCAGCGGGAGTGGCTGGCGAGTGCCACGCGGTGGCAGCAGGACTGAGAGCACCGGCAGCGGCTCCCAGCCCAAATCCGCCTCCAGGGGGACGGGGGACAGcggaggggacacgggacagcgcaggggacacgggacagcgcaggggacacgggacaggcGGGCTGGGCCCCAGCCGGGGGCTCTTTTCTATTTATTATCTTCGCACCAATAAAGAGCTGGGGGGTCTCGGGGTGTCTGCTGTGAGGTTTTTGGGGTCAGGCCGCCCGCGCTGGGGTCCCCAAGGGGACAGTCGGTGGCACCGCGGTGTCGGTGCCGCTGTGTCCCCCCCGCCCGGGTGTCCCCGGCCCGGAGCCGCCCCTCGGGGGTCTCTGGCCAGCAGGGTGGGTGACAGCCGCGTCACCCCTGCTCTGGTCAGCTCCTCGCGGCTCAGCCGTGCTGCCcccacccctcggtgacccCAAAAAAGCCTCTCGGGGGGTCTCAGAGCAGGCGGGagaagggacaaaaaaaaaaaaaatccctttaaaatCGGGAtttgggagggggggggggggcaaggCGGGGGTGAAGGTGGGGGTGGGCCCGGCCTAGCTGAGCCGAGCCCGTTTTAgctcggggctggggctgggctgggctgggggttcTGCCgctttttggggtgggggagcATCCCCTGGTGCGGCACGGCCACGCCGCGGGCAGTGACcgaggaggggacagcagcgTCCTGCGGCGCCACCCCCCCACAGGGacattttgggggggttttgtccccccccagcagcacctggacacCCCcagacagggatggggcagggctgggggtccccCACACCCTCCTGGgcccccttccctgggctgggggctgaggggggGCGCGGATTATAGCCCCGAGATTAAACCCGGGCGGGAGATTAATCCTGGGCAGAGTTTGCCCGGTTTAACAGAGCGCCATAAATACCAGGCGGGATTAGGGGGCTGCGCCgagcccgggccgggcccaggcCACCCCCGAGGGTGACAGTCCCCTCCAGGGCCACCCCCGAGGGTGACAGTCCCCTCCAGGGCCACCCCCGAGGGTGACAGGTCCCCTCCAGGGCCACCCCCAAGGGTGACAGTCCCCTCCAGAGCCACCCCCGAGGGTGACAGTCCCCTCCAGGGCCACCCCCGAGGGTGAGGGTGACCGGTCCCCTCCAGAGCCACCCCCGAGGGTGACAGTCCCCTCCAGGGCCACCCCCGAGGGTGACAGTCCCCTCCAGGGCCACCCCCGAGGGTGACAGTCCCCTCCAGGGCCACCCCCGAGGGTGACAGGTCCCCTCCATGGCCACCCCCCGAGGGTGACAAGTCCCCTCCAGAGCCACCCCCGAGGGTGACAGTCCCCTCCAGGGCCACCCCCGAGGGTGACAGTCCCCTCCAGAGCCACCTTTGGGTCCGGGCTGTGCCTGGCGAGAGCGGGGCTGGGGGTAAGAGCCGCTGATTGAATAGCGACGACTGCACGATTTATGGTTGGCATTATGGCACGCCTCATTTGAATATATGCTAATcaggcctcttttttttttttttttcccccctctctctctctcttttttttttttcaccctctttttctccctcccctcgTTTTGTTTGTAAGATTTAGATTCGCTATGGCAACCCGCTGGCATGGAAGGAGCGCCAGGAAATGTCAGGGCGAGGTGAGCCccggggaggggctgggggctgcccgcggcggcggcgggggtcGCGTCCCGGCACCGGGGACACGGGAGcggccggcggggagcggggagcagCGGGAGCGCCGGGAGCCGCAGGTCCATGGCGACACGTCCCGAACCGGGCTCGGGAGGTGACCCGGGATGTCCCCAACCCCGCTTTGGTGCTGCTGAGAGGcctttctgtccctctgtcctggcctttctgtccctctgtcctggcctttctgtccctctgtcccggcctttctgtccctctgtcccggcctttctgtccctctgtcctggcctttctgtccctctgtcctggcctttctgtccctctgtccccagctggtttcagggtgtccccagcttttctgtccctctgcccccagcctttctgtccctctgtccccagccattctgtccctctgtccccagctggtttcagggtgtccccagggtggcaGCGAGGGTGACATTCCCCCCGGCACTGCCCCAAAGGTGACACCCAGGTGCCCCCAGCTTCcttggggtgctgggggtgacCCTGGGAAGTGACAGCGCTGCCACCACGGCCCAGCCTGGCCACCTCTGGCGCCCCTTGTCCCCGTCCCAGCTGGCCCAGTAAGTCCCAGTTACCTGCGGACCCGCCCGGGCTTTGTCTCCACTCAGGACTGGCGAGGTCGGGGGGGTCCGCACCCCAAATTCGGGTCAGGGTCCTTTCCATCAGGGTGTTCCctggctgggatttggggtttggaatttgggtttgggtttgggatttgggtttGAGGtttgaggtttggggtttgggtcgtctcctgcccagagcagcccctgtcACCGGCTCCCTCGTGGCGTTGTCCCCGTTCCCAGGGGACACCCCGGCTGTCCCCACCCCTCAGCTCGGGGGGCACGGGGGGTTCCGGGGACAGAGCCGGGGCCCCTGGCGATGCTCaccgcggccccggggccgggcagcgaGGAGCGATCGCCGCCCGCAGCCTCCGACCGAGCCGACACCGGCACCGGGGGCCGACACCGGCACCGGGGGCCGACACCGGCACCGGGGGCCGCCTCCGCCGCTTCGTTGTTTTGCAAAAGCCCTGAAATATTCATGGCGCCGCGCCGAAAGCCTCTTAATGAATTTTTGATCAAAACTCTCATCGGGGAGACAAAATAGGCCACCCGCTCCCCAAAATCCGCACGGCGGGGAGTggcggggggcagcggggccgccgGAACCGGGGCTGGGAGGAGCCCGGAGGAACCGGGCCCGGCCCCAGCGACTTTTACCGTGGGGAAACCCCTGGGCAGCCCCCGGGGGTCTCACGGCCACCGAGGGGGAGGTAATTACGAGGTAACACCGCAAGATTTGGGGCGTCCCTCAGGCAGGGGAGCCCCGGCTGGACGGGACGGGCGGGGACGGGCGCGTCCCGGTGTCCGCCAGCTCGGCCGCGAGGAATTTTCGTTAATGAGGAAATGAGAGAGCGGAGCTCATTAAGGGAGAGCGCGGAGCCCGAGGCCTCTCGGCGGTAGCACCGAGTTCGGGGAGCACCGGAGCGGTCCCGGTTCGGGGAGCACCGGAGCGGTCCCGGTTCGGGGGGCACCGGAGCGGTCCCGGTTCGGGGAGCACCGGAGCGGTCCCGGTTCGGGGAGCACCGGAGCGGTCCCGGTTCGGGGGGCACCGGAGCGGTCCCGGTTCGGGGAGCACCGGAGCGGTCCCGGTTCGGGGGGGCACCGGAGCGGTCCCGGTTCGGGGGGGCACCGGAGCGGTCCCGGTTCGGGGAGCACCGGAGCGGTCCCGGTTCGGCGGCCGCGCATCCCGGCGGTTCCAAGGGCTGGATCcaggcccggccccgctcgggGGCTCAGGgttgggtgtccctgggtgtcccccccctccccggggaTGAATTTGGGGTGCAAACCCCCTCCGGGCGCTGCGCGGAGCCCCcggttttggtttatttttggtttttttgtttttttttttagcgcTCCCAAAATCCCGGCGGGCCAGGAGGAGCCGGGGGGAGGTGGGGAATCCATTCCCGGCCGCTTCCCGGGGGTTCGGAGCTGTTGGGATTTGGGGTCgagttaaatttaaaaaacaccaaattTCTGCTTAATTTCGGCCCCAAAAATCCCGCAGCGGCCGGGGGAAGGGGAGCGcaagggcaggaggagcccgCCAAAGCTCTCCCGCACCCCGTGGGGTGCCCCGAATCCCGAGGGACCCCAGGGAAGGCTCCGTGGGGTCCCCGGAGCGGCCGGAGCCCGTGCAGGGCCGCGTCGCGGGGTCAGCCGGATTACTgctgctattattattattattattattattattattattattattatactacctccccccttttttttttttcccccaaataatAAAATCCTCGTTATTTTTAGGTTCTGCCGCTGCCAgagccgccccccgcccccgcgcccccccctctctctcccagcctggttttcccccctccttcctctcccagctccgGGCTAACCTATCCCGCTCCCGACGCGAGGACGTCACTCCTTACGTAGTAAAATAtggagaaaacaaggaaaaaaaaaaaaaagaagaagaagagaggcttttttttttttttttctttcccccccctcctctccctcctctctcccatctCCATTTCCAAAAGGGACAAAATGGATGTTTGGGCGGAATCCACCCCCCTCTCACACCCCCGCTccgtcatcatcatcatcatcatcatcatcatcatcaccccCGGtagcggcggcgccggggctgcccggggctcTCGGGGGGTTCCCGGCGCTCCGGCCCCGGCCGGACGCTCCGTGTTTAACCGCACGTAAAGGCAGCGTGATCGCGGGCGCTCCGCTTCCCGCAGCCCGCCCGGGGCTCGCCGCAGCCCCGGTTCCGCAGCTCCCGGACGGCCCCGGGCTCGGCTGCCCGTGCCCCCCAGGCGCAGGGCCCGGAGGTCTTGCCGGTGTCCCGGAGGTCTTGCCGGTGTCCCGGAGGTCTTGCCGGTGTCCCGGAGGTTTTGCCGGTGTCCCGGCGGCTCCCGCAGCCGCTGTGTCACTAACGGATGCGGAGGTGCGGAGGGAGGTAAATAAtcccctccccgctcccttctcctttccgccgctgtttatttatttttaattttctctcccctctcctccttcctctcctctgcctcgCACTGAACTCCCCGCTCCGGTGCAGCTCCCGGTGCAGCTCCCGGTGCAGCTCCCGGTGCAGCTCCCGGTGCAGTTCCCGGTGCAGCTCCCGGTGCTCCCAGTTCTGTTCCCggtgctgcctgtgcagctcCCGGTGCTGCTCCCGGTTCTGCTCCCGGTGCTCGCGGTGCAGTTCCCGGTGCTGCTCCCGGTGCGGTTCCCGGTGCTGCTCCCGGTGCTGCCGGGTCTGCTGCCGGTGCTGACGATGCAGCTCCCGGTGCTCCCAGTTCTGTTCCCGGTGCTCCCGGTGCTGCCTGTGCAGTTCCCGGTGCAGCTCCCGGTTCTGCTCCCGGTTCTTCTCCCGGTGCAGTTCCCGGTGCAGTTCCCGGTTCTGCTCCCGGTTCtgctcccggtgctcccggtgcagctcccggtgctcccggtGCCGCCGGAGGTGCAGGGCTGGGCGGGCACCGGGAGCTccccctcccgcttctcccaACTTGGAGGAAGTCAGCGCAAGGGGAGACCCCGCGCGTCCCCTTCCCTCGCCtcactatttttaatttttattttattttattttattttattttattttattttattttattttattttattttcggCGGCGTGCGGGGGTTGGGGGGTGCCGGTGgcggtgggttttttttttccctcccacccccagaCCCCGTCCCGGATTAGGGTCCCGGCAGCCCCGGTGGGTGTCGGGGCGGGGGTGAGCCGGCGGGGAGGGACGAGGCGTGGAAAGCTGCCCTCCCTCCGGCTCCCGCGGCGCCGGGAACAATGGCCACGGGCTCCGTGGGGACAATGCCCGGCGGAGCCGAGCTGCTTGGGTTGCAGGACACGTCCCCACCGCCGCCTCGGCCGCCCCGGGCCCCCGGGGCCCGCGCCCCCCGGGCACTGTGAGAAAACGCGCGGGAGGACACCGAACTTAGGGAAAAGCCTCCCCGCCTCGCTCGGGGAGGGGTTCCGCGCTCTTTTTCGGGGTTCCCCCGCTCTCTCCCCGCCGCGGCTCCTTCCAACTCCAGAGCGCCGCTCAACAGGTGCCGGGCACGGCCCGGGTgctcccgctccgctccccccCTCGTTTCCCACCCTTCCAGCGGCTCCCCCCGCGCTCCGTCCCCTCATTATTCCCGTTATCCCAAGGCAGCCTCCGTGCCCAAACGCCGGCATGTGCGAGGCAAACAGAGCGC
This window of the Hirundo rustica isolate bHirRus1 unplaced genomic scaffold, bHirRus1.pri.v3 scaffold_340_arrow_ctg1, whole genome shotgun sequence genome carries:
- the MEF2B gene encoding myocyte-specific enhancer factor 2B — translated: MGRKKIQISRILDQRNRQVTFTKRKFGLMKKAYELSVLCDCEIALIIFNSTNRLFQYASTDMDRVLLKYTEYSEPHESRTNSDILQTLKRKGLGLESHELELEEGPEPPGDKGRRLGEGVDLSLARPRFYSPVSLPEAAYGSSPPGTDASLGSAGSSPQAQGRSPAFRPAAPKPPGRAPGPLPPGLGYPLFPAAGLSRALATKTPPPLFLGAEGRRGECQGSLASGRSGGSAARPLYPALQTLSPVLSPGSSGLAGFPFLSPAPAGESRDFGAGEVPPPPGFLQPPAWQHPRDVVGMGASSRLVPAEEPGPVPGASPGAISIKSERVSPGLGRPPGTPQPSLTSLAPLSEAPRAPGDLQPRHDFSKAFPPYAPGPPRPLPDE